A single genomic interval of Stieleria maiorica harbors:
- a CDS encoding efflux RND transporter periplasmic adaptor subunit, protein MPLTTETERAESERAQDADSSAHETGGAGTPPKPAKTGGQSGYDVINSAASPHHFSVPRRWDLFLLFNVAIPVLLVLGGVLIVRSLGVAEAKPVPPPDTSATAIMKSLPATRVIKVRSLAETGQQLELVIDGTVVPFREARVASEVAGTVIEKSANCEAGSIVTEGEVLMKIDPEDYQWEVERLKNQRDREYRAISENDQEIANTQRSIEIARQDVTLQQKEVDRQTALKTFASQAEVDKARSALLQANQQLVTLENQLDLLRSRRLRLEAAEQLAATQLRVAEVNLKRCVIAAPISGVIVSEEADVNSFVNRGTTLVTIEDTGKVEVAASMRMDQLHWVLDQDGSTQAAAYDLPKTDAIIEYEVAGRPGTVHRWKGTLVSYDGIGIDPNTRTVPVRLLVDAPTHYIDQKGDQQVADRTNALLRGMFVRVRLQLQPKSELVVIPAKALRPGNRVWKFHEDESVLAERIAAAKKTAESAPSAAAAPSAAAATTPAADDAPTANDAPSGDDTPDAGDLANEPPFDPADWKAGIVKYSRSVFPIDSLRLQDAEALDSNLAPSLQSPDRVWVCESDTSDLASGDYVVVSPLDSIPPEGLPARAEIQE, encoded by the coding sequence ATGCCACTGACGACAGAAACCGAACGAGCAGAATCCGAACGAGCCCAGGACGCCGATTCGTCCGCCCACGAGACGGGCGGTGCGGGAACCCCACCCAAACCTGCCAAAACCGGCGGTCAAAGCGGTTACGACGTCATCAACTCGGCGGCTTCCCCCCATCATTTTTCCGTTCCACGCCGCTGGGATCTGTTCCTGCTGTTCAACGTCGCCATCCCGGTCCTGTTGGTGCTCGGCGGAGTGCTGATCGTACGCTCGCTCGGTGTGGCCGAAGCCAAGCCGGTGCCCCCGCCGGACACGTCGGCGACCGCCATCATGAAGTCGCTGCCGGCAACCCGTGTCATCAAGGTCCGCTCGCTTGCCGAAACCGGCCAACAACTCGAACTGGTGATCGATGGTACGGTCGTCCCCTTTCGCGAAGCCCGCGTGGCATCCGAAGTGGCAGGAACGGTGATCGAAAAATCGGCCAATTGCGAAGCCGGTTCGATCGTGACCGAGGGCGAGGTTCTGATGAAAATCGATCCGGAGGACTACCAATGGGAAGTCGAACGGCTGAAGAACCAACGCGATCGCGAGTACCGCGCGATCAGTGAAAACGACCAGGAGATCGCGAACACCCAGCGGTCCATCGAAATCGCTCGCCAAGATGTCACACTGCAACAGAAGGAGGTGGATCGCCAGACGGCACTGAAGACGTTTGCCAGTCAAGCCGAAGTCGACAAGGCACGAAGCGCGCTGCTGCAAGCCAATCAACAACTCGTGACGCTAGAAAATCAGCTGGACCTGTTGCGCTCTCGCCGACTGCGTTTGGAAGCGGCCGAACAGCTCGCCGCGACCCAGTTGCGTGTCGCCGAAGTCAACTTAAAACGTTGCGTCATCGCGGCCCCGATCAGCGGCGTGATCGTCAGTGAAGAAGCCGATGTGAACTCGTTTGTCAATCGCGGCACGACGTTGGTCACAATTGAAGATACGGGGAAAGTCGAAGTCGCCGCCAGCATGCGGATGGACCAACTGCATTGGGTGTTGGACCAAGACGGCTCGACGCAGGCCGCCGCCTATGACCTGCCCAAAACCGACGCGATCATCGAGTACGAAGTCGCCGGCCGCCCCGGAACCGTTCACCGCTGGAAAGGAACCCTGGTTTCCTATGACGGCATCGGCATCGATCCCAACACGCGTACCGTGCCGGTGCGGTTGCTGGTCGACGCCCCGACACACTACATCGACCAAAAAGGTGACCAACAAGTCGCCGATCGCACCAACGCCTTGTTGCGCGGCATGTTCGTCCGAGTCCGATTGCAGTTGCAACCGAAGTCCGAACTGGTCGTGATTCCCGCCAAAGCGCTCCGCCCGGGTAATCGGGTGTGGAAGTTTCATGAAGACGAATCGGTGTTAGCCGAGCGGATCGCCGCGGCCAAAAAGACGGCGGAGTCGGCACCATCGGCTGCTGCGGCACCGTCGGCTGCTGCGGCGACAACGCCGGCGGCCGATGACGCCCCCACGGCCAACGACGCTCCTTCCGGTGACGACACGCCCGATGCCGGGGACCTCGCCAACGAGCCGCCCTTTGACCCCGCCGACTGGAAAGCCGGTATCGTCAAGTACTCACGATCCGTCTTCCCGATCGACTCGCTCAGGCTTCAGGACGCCGAAGCGCTCGACAGCAACTTGGCTCCGTCGCTACAGTCGCCCGACCGCGTTTGGGTCTGCGAATCGGACACGTCCGACTTGGCCAGCGGCGACTATGTCGTCGTGTCGCCCCTCGATTCGATTCCGCCCGAAGGGCTGCCGGCGCGAGCAGAGATTCAAGAATGA
- the larC gene encoding nickel pincer cofactor biosynthesis protein LarC, giving the protein MTKFAYFDCFSGISGDMTLGALFDLGADPAAIEAAVRSMGLPELSIVTGDVKKCGFRAVSVKIEHPPEHAHRHLHHITDMIDSAGEIEPSAKTLAKRIFGHVAVAEAKVHGTTLEKVHFHEVGAIDSIADIVGAAVAINNLGITAAMASPVPTGTGSVKIDHGLVAVPAPATAEILRGIPIAPCSIAKELTTPTGAAILKELCGDFGPIPSMIVDAIGYGAGTMDLPDQANILRVLLGHRADSASASQNTHVHHDKVVVLETNLDDATGEQIADCVNRLMDAGALDVTQTPCTMKKGRSGVVLSVITRVDQIAALEELIFVHTPSIGIRRYPVDRETLERESITIETSLGPVKAKSVTLPSGKKRVKVEDDDARRLANECSLSTLEIRRLAEAALPGA; this is encoded by the coding sequence ATGACCAAATTTGCCTATTTTGATTGTTTCAGCGGCATCAGCGGCGACATGACGCTGGGAGCCCTCTTCGACCTGGGGGCGGATCCGGCGGCCATCGAAGCGGCGGTGCGATCGATGGGGTTGCCGGAATTGTCGATCGTGACCGGTGACGTCAAAAAATGCGGTTTTCGTGCCGTTTCGGTGAAAATCGAGCACCCGCCCGAGCATGCCCATCGGCACTTGCATCACATCACCGACATGATCGATTCGGCCGGCGAGATCGAGCCGTCGGCCAAAACGCTGGCGAAACGAATCTTCGGCCATGTCGCGGTCGCCGAAGCCAAGGTGCACGGGACCACGCTGGAAAAAGTCCACTTTCACGAGGTCGGAGCCATCGATTCGATCGCCGACATCGTGGGGGCTGCGGTGGCAATCAACAATCTGGGGATCACCGCGGCGATGGCATCGCCCGTCCCGACCGGCACCGGTTCGGTCAAAATCGACCACGGCTTGGTGGCGGTTCCGGCACCGGCGACGGCCGAAATCCTGCGGGGCATCCCGATCGCGCCCTGCTCGATCGCCAAGGAGCTGACCACGCCGACGGGTGCGGCGATCCTGAAGGAATTGTGCGGCGATTTCGGGCCGATCCCCTCGATGATCGTCGACGCGATCGGATATGGCGCCGGGACGATGGATTTACCCGACCAGGCCAACATACTCCGCGTGTTGCTCGGTCACCGCGCCGACAGCGCATCAGCCTCACAAAATACTCACGTCCACCATGACAAGGTCGTCGTACTGGAAACGAACTTGGATGACGCGACCGGCGAACAGATCGCCGATTGTGTCAACCGATTGATGGACGCCGGGGCACTCGATGTCACCCAAACGCCGTGCACCATGAAGAAAGGTCGCAGCGGGGTGGTGCTGTCGGTGATCACGCGCGTCGATCAAATCGCGGCGCTGGAGGAGTTGATCTTTGTTCACACGCCGTCGATCGGGATTCGACGCTACCCGGTCGACCGCGAAACTTTGGAGCGTGAATCGATCACGATCGAGACTTCGTTGGGGCCGGTCAAGGCAAAGTCGGTGACGTTGCCCAGCGGCAAAAAACGGGTCAAGGTGGAGGACGACGACGCACGTCGCTTGGCGAATGAATGTTCACTGTCGACGCTGGAAATCCGCCGCCTTGCCGAAGCCGCACTGCCTGGTGCTTGA
- the ykgO gene encoding type B 50S ribosomal protein L36, with protein sequence MKVVSSIGALKYRHPDCQVVKRRGRVYVICKSNPKFKVRQGGAKVKKTRR encoded by the coding sequence ATGAAAGTTGTCAGCAGCATTGGCGCATTGAAATACCGCCACCCCGATTGCCAAGTCGTCAAACGACGTGGCCGAGTCTACGTGATTTGCAAGAGCAATCCGAAGTTCAAAGTCCGCCAAGGTGGCGCGAAGGTCAAAAAGACCCGCCGCTAG
- a CDS encoding arylsulfatase has product MHLQIRIRTVAAWMVAVSLSVTLFSGGPASAQQTRPNVVIVITDDQGYGDLSCHGNPILQTPNLDQLHRDSVRLTDYHVAPTCSPTRCAFLTGHWTNRTGVWHTIMGRSMLRENEVTMGDVFSSAGYETGMFGKWHLGDNYPYRPEDRGFTEVMRHGGGGVGQTPDHWDNAYFDGSYWHNSKVTPVKGFCTDVFFDYAEQFIRDSHASGKPFLAYIATNAPHGPMHSPEKYSEPYANLGTGLANFYGMIANIDENVGQLLGLLEDMKIVDNTIFIYTTDNGTSSGDKVFNAGMRGKKGSHYDGGHRVPLFIRWPDAKLVGGRDVDTLTGYVDVLPTLISMCRVAPPEGVRFDGVDISPLIFDQATDWPDRILVTDSQRVKDPIKWKSSAVMTDRWRLCNGKELFDIDADPGQQNDVSTQHPNVVERLRNFYEDWWAELEPTFDQSTAIHLGHPADNPARLTSHDWITTRMTPWNQSQVRAAMNGDANTGFWNVKITEGGKYVVRLRRWPQEVDHPIASPLDPGAPVPGQQAFRETPGKAVAAAKATLKIGQIEKSAAVPAGAKEVVFELDLEPETTTMSATFQTDSGEVFGAYFAYVEKL; this is encoded by the coding sequence ATGCATTTGCAAATCCGGATCCGGACCGTTGCAGCCTGGATGGTCGCCGTTTCCCTTTCGGTGACACTCTTTTCCGGCGGACCGGCTTCAGCGCAACAAACACGCCCCAACGTTGTGATCGTGATCACGGACGATCAAGGCTATGGCGATTTGTCCTGCCACGGGAACCCGATCCTGCAAACGCCCAACCTGGATCAACTGCATCGCGATTCGGTGCGGTTGACCGATTACCACGTCGCGCCGACCTGTTCCCCCACCCGCTGTGCCTTCCTGACCGGCCACTGGACCAACCGCACCGGCGTGTGGCACACGATCATGGGCCGATCGATGCTGCGGGAGAACGAGGTCACGATGGGCGACGTGTTCTCGTCAGCCGGATATGAGACCGGCATGTTCGGCAAGTGGCACTTGGGCGACAACTACCCCTACCGGCCCGAGGATCGCGGGTTCACCGAAGTGATGCGGCACGGCGGCGGAGGTGTCGGCCAGACCCCGGATCACTGGGACAACGCCTACTTCGACGGATCCTACTGGCACAACAGCAAGGTGACTCCGGTCAAGGGGTTTTGCACGGATGTGTTTTTCGATTACGCGGAACAATTCATTCGTGATTCGCACGCCTCCGGAAAACCGTTTCTGGCTTACATCGCAACCAACGCGCCACACGGACCGATGCACTCTCCCGAAAAGTACAGCGAACCGTACGCCAACCTGGGCACCGGCCTGGCGAATTTTTACGGCATGATCGCCAACATCGACGAAAACGTCGGGCAACTGCTCGGGCTGTTGGAAGACATGAAGATCGTTGACAACACGATCTTTATCTACACCACCGACAACGGCACCTCGTCAGGCGACAAGGTCTTCAACGCCGGGATGCGTGGCAAGAAAGGCAGCCACTATGACGGGGGACATCGCGTGCCGTTGTTCATCCGATGGCCCGACGCCAAACTGGTCGGAGGACGCGACGTCGATACATTGACCGGCTACGTCGACGTGTTGCCGACCTTGATTTCGATGTGCCGCGTCGCACCGCCCGAAGGCGTTCGCTTTGATGGTGTCGACATTTCGCCGTTGATCTTTGATCAAGCGACCGATTGGCCCGATCGAATCCTGGTCACCGACTCGCAACGCGTCAAAGACCCGATCAAATGGAAAAGCTCCGCCGTGATGACCGACCGTTGGCGGTTGTGCAACGGAAAGGAGTTATTCGACATCGATGCCGACCCCGGACAGCAGAATGACGTGTCGACCCAGCATCCGAATGTCGTCGAACGATTGCGAAACTTCTATGAAGATTGGTGGGCGGAATTGGAGCCGACCTTTGACCAATCGACCGCGATCCATCTGGGACACCCCGCCGACAACCCGGCACGATTGACCAGCCACGACTGGATCACCACGCGGATGACCCCGTGGAATCAAAGTCAGGTCCGAGCCGCGATGAACGGTGACGCCAACACCGGATTCTGGAACGTCAAAATCACCGAAGGCGGCAAGTACGTCGTCCGCTTGCGTCGCTGGCCCCAGGAAGTCGATCACCCGATCGCAAGCCCGCTGGATCCCGGCGCACCGGTACCAGGACAGCAAGCGTTCCGAGAAACGCCGGGCAAGGCGGTGGCGGCCGCAAAAGCGACATTAAAAATCGGCCAGATCGAAAAGTCGGCCGCGGTTCCCGCAGGGGCCAAGGAAGTCGTCTTTGAGTTGGACCTGGAGCCCGAAACGACGACGATGAGTGCGACCTTCCAAACCGACTCGGGAGAAGTCTTCGGCGCCTACTTCGCGTACGTCGAAAAGCTTTGA
- a CDS encoding glycosyltransferase family 2 protein codes for MTNEDQDDGTHRHQLSIVIPAYNEQENIGPCLEELMTLLVDESGIDTEVIVVNDNSSDATEAEVLKRRERWPTIRLVRRQPPGGFGRAIRSGLQFVRGKVVIIYMADRSDHPEDARRYYDTIQEGYDCVFGSRFIQGAEVKRYPTVKLWVNRCVNKAIQWMFWTPMNDLTNAFKAYRADVVDHCGPYRACHFNITLEMSLSALISGHRIKEIPIRWEGRTWGSTNLRMREMGRRYLCTLLMLFFQRVLMSDDVVAERQRQTDMAFEVTPDMP; via the coding sequence ATGACCAACGAGGATCAAGACGATGGGACGCACAGGCACCAGTTGTCGATTGTCATCCCCGCCTACAACGAACAGGAAAACATCGGTCCTTGTTTGGAGGAACTGATGACGTTGTTGGTGGACGAATCGGGCATCGACACCGAAGTCATCGTGGTCAACGACAACAGCAGCGATGCGACCGAGGCGGAAGTTCTGAAACGTCGTGAGCGTTGGCCGACAATCCGCCTGGTGCGCCGCCAGCCTCCCGGCGGTTTCGGCCGAGCGATCCGTTCCGGGTTGCAATTCGTTCGCGGCAAAGTCGTGATCATCTACATGGCGGACCGGTCGGATCACCCCGAGGATGCACGGCGTTACTATGACACGATCCAAGAGGGCTACGATTGCGTGTTCGGGTCGCGGTTCATCCAAGGGGCCGAGGTCAAACGCTATCCGACGGTCAAGTTGTGGGTCAATCGTTGTGTCAACAAGGCGATCCAGTGGATGTTCTGGACGCCGATGAACGACTTGACCAATGCGTTCAAAGCCTACCGGGCCGATGTCGTCGATCATTGCGGTCCGTACCGGGCCTGCCATTTCAACATCACCTTGGAAATGTCGCTCAGCGCCCTGATCAGCGGGCACAGAATCAAGGAAATCCCTATCCGCTGGGAAGGCCGAACCTGGGGATCGACGAATCTGCGGATGCGAGAAATGGGGCGGCGTTATCTGTGCACGTTGCTGATGCTGTTCTTTCAACGCGTGCTGATGTCCGACGACGTCGTCGCCGAACGCCAGCGACAAACGGACATGGCGTTCGAGGTCACGCCGGACATGCCATGA
- a CDS encoding ArnT family glycosyltransferase — protein MNARRRWLLMVVCLVAPMLLFALLRLPTLIHQPGVQDEQWFAVPGFTVWREGIPRIPYVPTRNRETLFENADVCLMALPPGLFYVQAPFFGLFPPGYATARLPLFLAGLATIGIVFWIVKRLGGSTPAAGAAALIVSLSRPLMFTALTTRPDLLSALAGWLSILAAWQMLRSGRSPGGRGGSIGAMRWAWISGALSGLAGLFHPFALVFAMQGGVAMLLGTTGVLEKAKRAACFVAGNALVISLWIPLIVSYPYEFRSQFFANVLDRAGPGLPARIVWPIPSLMHHAGLLYEFAGPFQCLLMAFGLLAGTALFWRHCALPVAERKGLIALVWSSVFLTATVAGLHPTKGYWVYPFVWIVAMAVIGLDGFLVGLGQDLRTRLTQRNALFIRFVLLSLAVLMLLPGAGLRTTWVYLTHWKDPSVYAPAFIHGVLNDLPQQGVFYADLSYVFDVYLSGRETRLCQERQHYWGDQPLAYTFLLLSWEGEDAGWANQYGGSHVRRIGNRQRPQNCFVDLYRPGTDHTEPSEIATQRGDDDV, from the coding sequence GTGAACGCGCGGCGCCGCTGGTTGTTGATGGTGGTGTGTTTGGTCGCTCCTATGCTGTTGTTCGCGCTGCTGCGACTGCCCACGCTGATCCATCAGCCCGGTGTGCAAGACGAGCAATGGTTCGCGGTCCCGGGATTCACCGTTTGGCGCGAAGGCATTCCACGGATCCCGTATGTACCGACGCGAAATCGGGAGACGCTGTTCGAAAATGCCGACGTTTGTCTGATGGCACTTCCGCCCGGATTGTTCTATGTCCAGGCGCCGTTCTTTGGACTCTTTCCGCCCGGATACGCGACGGCGCGGTTGCCCTTGTTTTTGGCAGGCTTGGCGACGATCGGGATCGTGTTTTGGATCGTCAAACGACTCGGCGGTAGCACACCAGCGGCCGGAGCGGCGGCCTTGATCGTTTCGCTGTCGCGGCCGCTGATGTTCACCGCCCTGACCACACGTCCCGATCTGCTGAGCGCGCTGGCGGGCTGGTTGTCCATCCTGGCTGCCTGGCAAATGCTGCGCAGCGGCCGTTCCCCCGGCGGCAGAGGAGGCTCCATCGGGGCAATGCGTTGGGCATGGATCAGCGGCGCGTTGTCAGGGTTGGCGGGTTTGTTTCACCCGTTCGCGCTCGTGTTTGCGATGCAGGGCGGCGTCGCGATGCTGCTCGGCACGACCGGTGTGTTGGAAAAAGCCAAACGTGCGGCGTGCTTTGTCGCCGGAAACGCGTTGGTCATTTCCTTGTGGATCCCGCTGATCGTGTCGTATCCGTATGAGTTTCGCAGCCAGTTCTTTGCCAACGTGCTCGATCGCGCCGGACCGGGGTTGCCGGCTCGAATCGTCTGGCCGATCCCGTCGTTGATGCATCACGCCGGATTGTTGTACGAGTTTGCAGGCCCGTTTCAATGTCTGCTGATGGCATTCGGGTTGCTCGCGGGAACCGCGTTGTTCTGGCGTCACTGTGCACTACCGGTCGCGGAGCGGAAGGGATTGATCGCGCTTGTCTGGTCGAGTGTTTTCTTGACGGCCACGGTGGCCGGGCTTCACCCGACCAAGGGATACTGGGTCTATCCGTTCGTTTGGATCGTGGCGATGGCCGTCATCGGATTGGACGGCTTCCTGGTGGGTTTGGGGCAAGACCTTCGCACTCGATTGACACAGCGAAACGCGTTGTTCATTCGTTTCGTCCTGTTGTCTTTGGCGGTCTTGATGTTGCTTCCCGGGGCTGGACTTCGCACAACATGGGTTTATTTGACGCATTGGAAAGACCCGTCGGTGTACGCTCCGGCGTTCATCCACGGTGTCCTCAACGACCTACCGCAGCAGGGCGTGTTTTACGCGGATCTGTCTTATGTTTTCGACGTCTACTTGAGCGGTCGTGAAACGCGGTTGTGCCAGGAACGTCAGCATTATTGGGGCGACCAGCCGCTCGCGTACACCTTTCTGTTGCTGTCGTGGGAAGGCGAAGACGCGGGCTGGGCAAACCAGTACGGCGGATCGCACGTACGACGCATTGGAAACCGCCAGAGACCACAAAACTGCTTTGTGGATCTTTACCGCCCCGGCACCGACCACACGGAACCCTCCGAGATTGCAACCCAGCGTGGTGACGACGACGTATGA
- a CDS encoding NAD-dependent epimerase/dehydratase family protein, translating into MKILITGICGFAGSQIARRIKAIRDDVQLIGLDNFIRAGSELNRRAAEQLCETFLHADIRRDDDWDSVPDVDWVIDCAALPSVLAGTDGHGSPRQLIGHNLIGTLNLLEYCRRSDAGVILLSTSRVYSIRPLAALPLIESTDRYQLDASQTLPAGISPEGIAESFSTSPPVSLYGATKVASETLALEYGQSFGFPVRVNRCGVLAGAGQFGRADQGIFSFWIHSHRAKRPLRYIGCRGTGFQVRDCLHPIDVADLLLKQIDAGSDPNKPLINNVSGGLESSRSLCQLTHWCDRRFGERSVAGSDEVRPFDLPWIVLDSSLARSCWNWSPKRTTDMILEEIAEFASRSPDWLEISS; encoded by the coding sequence TTGAAGATCCTGATCACCGGCATTTGCGGTTTTGCCGGCAGCCAAATCGCCCGTCGGATCAAAGCGATCCGCGACGATGTCCAGCTGATCGGACTGGACAACTTTATCCGCGCCGGCAGCGAACTCAATCGCCGTGCCGCCGAACAACTTTGCGAAACGTTTCTGCACGCAGACATCCGCCGCGACGACGATTGGGATTCCGTCCCCGATGTGGACTGGGTGATCGACTGTGCGGCATTGCCCAGCGTCTTGGCCGGGACCGATGGACACGGTTCGCCGCGTCAATTGATCGGGCACAACCTGATCGGCACACTGAACCTGCTGGAATACTGCCGCCGATCTGACGCGGGCGTGATTCTGCTGAGTACTTCGAGGGTGTATTCGATTCGACCGCTCGCTGCGTTGCCATTGATCGAATCAACCGATCGATATCAACTCGATGCGTCACAGACGCTACCGGCGGGGATCAGCCCGGAAGGGATCGCCGAATCCTTTTCAACGTCTCCGCCGGTATCGCTGTATGGCGCGACAAAGGTTGCGTCGGAGACACTGGCACTGGAATACGGCCAATCGTTCGGATTTCCGGTTCGCGTCAATCGCTGTGGCGTGCTGGCCGGTGCCGGCCAATTCGGTCGCGCCGACCAGGGGATCTTCAGTTTCTGGATTCACTCCCATCGGGCCAAACGTCCGCTGCGATACATCGGATGCCGGGGAACCGGTTTTCAAGTCCGTGATTGTTTGCACCCGATCGACGTCGCGGATCTTTTGCTCAAGCAGATCGACGCCGGATCGGATCCCAACAAGCCGCTGATCAACAACGTCAGCGGAGGTTTGGAATCCTCGCGATCGCTGTGCCAATTGACGCATTGGTGTGACCGGCGATTCGGAGAACGTTCCGTCGCCGGCAGTGATGAAGTACGGCCCTTCGACCTGCCGTGGATCGTCTTAGACAGTTCGTTGGCGCGATCCTGCTGGAATTGGTCGCCAAAGCGAACGACGGACATGATTCTGGAGGAGATTGCCGAATTCGCTTCGCGGTCGCCCGACTGGTTGGAGATTTCATCGTGA
- a CDS encoding thioredoxin family protein, which produces MKQLVPLAILSVGCLIYLVSSSDLQLTDWADPSASAGLSDDDSDRGTNEASAASRDEFFDSDPISGESPKLVLMKFGAPWCPPCRMIDKELRKLGRTNLPVEIRKIDVDERPQMAERYGVSSIPRLILLQDGRKIGDAVGYQSAEDLSQWIRENASAEALAGEKRSAGPAAVQANPFFK; this is translated from the coding sequence ATGAAACAGCTTGTTCCCCTGGCGATCCTGTCCGTCGGATGCTTGATTTATCTGGTGTCGTCATCGGATCTGCAGTTGACCGATTGGGCGGATCCGTCGGCATCGGCGGGTCTCAGCGACGACGATTCGGACCGGGGAACGAACGAAGCGTCTGCGGCGTCGCGCGACGAGTTTTTTGATTCCGATCCCATCTCGGGGGAGAGCCCCAAGTTAGTGCTGATGAAATTTGGTGCTCCGTGGTGCCCACCCTGTCGGATGATCGACAAGGAACTTCGCAAGCTGGGGCGAACCAATCTGCCGGTCGAAATCCGCAAGATCGATGTCGACGAACGCCCGCAGATGGCCGAGCGTTATGGCGTGAGTAGTATTCCGCGTTTAATCTTGCTGCAGGACGGACGCAAGATCGGCGATGCGGTGGGCTACCAGTCGGCTGAGGATTTGTCCCAGTGGATCAGGGAGAACGCCTCCGCCGAAGCACTGGCGGGCGAAAAACGCTCGGCAGGACCCGCGGCCGTCCAGGCCAACCCGTTCTTCAAGTGA
- the dgt gene encoding dGTP triphosphohydrolase has product MLDTRRYDDREHLLLASFAMRSRDSRGRRYPEPDHAYRGPFARDRDRILHSSAFRRLSGKMQVFTGDMGIYHRTRLTHTFEVASIARTISRVLRLNEDLTEALALVHDIGHPPFGHCGEDALSECMQPVGGFSHNGFALVIVEQLEQRYARFPGLNLSLEILDGQDVRAHKAEAAVGRSPLLEVQIVDAADSMAYDAHDVDDALQMGLLSMQELLELSIVRRAMDMVQEKHGRERVREERQLLVHELIDLQVTDFLSEATERVIEFQGQSVSDVRDAGLRLGHSDQLSRERAELESFLFEAVYRHPRLIPVRRAAYHRLQDMFEVLRHDPSRLPLRFRRRCESHPIETVVGEYLAGMTDAFCNTQYKYATDGSTGPLADW; this is encoded by the coding sequence ATGCTGGACACACGGCGATATGATGACCGCGAGCACCTGTTGCTTGCCAGTTTCGCGATGCGCAGCCGTGACAGTCGGGGGCGTCGATACCCTGAACCCGACCACGCCTACCGTGGTCCGTTCGCTCGCGACCGAGATCGGATCCTGCACAGCAGCGCGTTTCGGCGGCTGTCAGGGAAAATGCAAGTTTTCACCGGTGACATGGGCATTTACCATCGAACTCGGTTGACGCACACCTTCGAAGTCGCCTCGATCGCCCGCACGATCTCGCGTGTGTTGCGGCTGAATGAAGATTTGACCGAAGCCCTGGCGCTGGTTCATGACATCGGCCACCCGCCGTTCGGGCATTGTGGCGAGGATGCGTTGAGCGAGTGCATGCAGCCGGTCGGCGGGTTTTCGCACAACGGGTTCGCCCTGGTCATCGTCGAGCAACTTGAACAGCGGTACGCCAGATTCCCAGGGCTGAACCTGTCATTGGAAATCCTGGACGGGCAAGACGTCCGGGCGCACAAGGCAGAAGCCGCCGTCGGTCGCAGCCCGCTGCTGGAAGTTCAGATCGTCGACGCCGCCGATTCGATGGCCTATGACGCACACGATGTCGACGATGCCTTGCAAATGGGTTTGTTGTCGATGCAGGAATTGCTGGAACTGTCGATCGTTCGACGCGCGATGGATATGGTCCAGGAGAAGCACGGCAGGGAGCGGGTTCGTGAAGAGCGTCAACTGCTGGTCCACGAATTGATCGATCTTCAAGTCACCGACTTTCTGAGTGAAGCGACCGAACGGGTCATCGAGTTTCAGGGCCAGTCGGTTTCCGACGTCCGCGATGCCGGGTTGAGACTCGGGCACAGCGATCAGCTGTCCCGCGAGCGGGCCGAACTGGAATCGTTTTTGTTCGAGGCCGTTTATCGTCATCCGCGGCTGATCCCCGTCCGACGGGCGGCCTATCACCGGCTGCAAGACATGTTCGAGGTGCTGCGTCACGATCCTTCGCGACTGCCGCTGCGGTTTCGTCGCCGATGTGAATCCCACCCGATCGAAACCGTCGTCGGTGAATACCTGGCCGGCATGACCGATGCGTTTTGTAACACTCAGTACAAGTACGCCACCGACGGCAGCACCGGCCCACTGGCGGACTGGTAA